The following proteins are co-located in the Aquarana catesbeiana isolate 2022-GZ linkage group LG02, ASM4218655v1, whole genome shotgun sequence genome:
- the HIGD1C gene encoding HIG1 domain family member 1C isoform X2 has translation MSSEEWKPSEADSTSSKLIKKSKESPFVPIGMAGFLGVVAYGLYRLRSRGDQKMSVHLIHMRVGAQGFVVGAMTFGVLYSMYKEYIKPRFHGPDD, from the exons ATGTCTTCCGAAGAGTGGAAACCTTCAGAGGCGGACTCCACGTCCTCCAAGCTGATAAAGAAGTCCAAAGAATCACCATTTGTCCCTATAG GAATGGCTGGTTTCTTGGGAGTGGTGGCCTATGGTCTCTACAGGCTGCGTAGCCGCGGGGACCAGAAGATGTCTGTGCATCTCATTCACATGAGAGTTGGCGCACAAGGATTTGTTGTTGGTGCCATGACTTTTG GTGTATTATATTCCATGTACAAAGAATAtatcaagcctcgttttcatggtCCCGATGACTGA
- the HIGD1C gene encoding HIG1 domain family member 1C isoform X1, which yields MMSSWRNRREVMSSEEWKPSEADSTSSKLIKKSKESPFVPIGMAGFLGVVAYGLYRLRSRGDQKMSVHLIHMRVGAQGFVVGAMTFGVLYSMYKEYIKPRFHGPDD from the exons atgatgtcgtcatggaggaatagAAGAG AAGTCATGTCTTCCGAAGAGTGGAAACCTTCAGAGGCGGACTCCACGTCCTCCAAGCTGATAAAGAAGTCCAAAGAATCACCATTTGTCCCTATAG GAATGGCTGGTTTCTTGGGAGTGGTGGCCTATGGTCTCTACAGGCTGCGTAGCCGCGGGGACCAGAAGATGTCTGTGCATCTCATTCACATGAGAGTTGGCGCACAAGGATTTGTTGTTGGTGCCATGACTTTTG GTGTATTATATTCCATGTACAAAGAATAtatcaagcctcgttttcatggtCCCGATGACTGA